From the genome of Candidatus Rokuibacteriota bacterium:
CCAGCTCTACGCCCGGAACCTGGCGGCGTTCTTCCTCCACCTCGTGAAGGACGGCAAGGTGCAGCTCGACCTGGGCGACGAGATCACCCGGGAGACATTGCTGACGCGGGGGGGCGAGGTCGTCCATCCGAGGGTCCGCGAGGCCCTCGGCCTGGCTCCGCGCGCGGTTCCCGCGGGGAAGGAGGGGTGATGGAAGCGCTCGCGATCACGCTCACCGTCTTCGTGCTGGCCATGTTCGTGGGCTTCGAGGTCATCACCAAGGTCCCGCCGACCCTCCACACGCCACTCACCTCGGGCTCCAATGCCATCTCTGGGATCACGCTCGTCGGGGCCATCCTCTCGGCAGGGCTGCAGCTCACGACGCTTACGACACTCCTGGGCTTCCTGGCGGTGGTCTTCGCCACCATCAACGTCGTCGGCGGCTTTCTCGTGACCCACCGCATGCTCAGGATGTTCAAGCGGAGGTAGGCGTGAGGCAGGCCGTCGTCAATTTCGCCTACCTGGTCGCCTCGGTGCTCTTCATCCTGACTTACAAGGGCCTGAGCCATCCGCGCACG
Proteins encoded in this window:
- a CDS encoding NAD(P) transhydrogenase subunit alpha, with product MMEALAITLTVFVLAMFVGFEVITKVPPTLHTPLTSGSNAISGITLVGAILSAGLQLTTLTTLLGFLAVVFATINVVGGFLVTHRMLRMFKRR